One window of the Anabaena sphaerica FACHB-251 genome contains the following:
- a CDS encoding adenosine deaminase, which produces MALYAELHRHLGGSVVPRVLWRYFERHATDLISRFAEYSEFEDFYTRPRNTLDEYLELHTLVESVQTVETLPYFIYRLLRGAYIFENLAYLELRYTPYLRTPEHLSQNERIDKMTQIVEIVGKSSHLPEYPIVTSQILCMHSRLPYEVNKAIVDLAAQNREYVCAIDVAGGDRYYAERMEEWISLYNYARSQGLNTTGHLYETTDGCYTELLPYLMRIGHGIQIPLLYPELLPDLAERGQCLEVCPTTYLKTGTLQDIRQLKLVFDRCFAAGVDIAICTDNAGLHNVRLPFEYENLLTYDIISFQQLQACQDAAFRHAFAWPHEQHPASLLSGLLKPELAKVLAMKD; this is translated from the coding sequence ATGGCCTTATACGCTGAGTTACATAGACACCTGGGGGGTTCCGTCGTCCCCCGTGTGTTGTGGCGGTATTTTGAGCGCCATGCTACAGATTTAATTTCTCGTTTTGCTGAATATTCAGAATTTGAAGACTTTTACACCCGTCCCCGCAATACTTTAGATGAGTATCTAGAACTGCATACTTTAGTTGAAAGTGTGCAAACAGTGGAAACATTACCTTACTTTATTTATCGGTTGTTGCGTGGTGCGTATATCTTTGAAAACTTGGCTTATTTAGAACTGCGGTATACTCCCTATTTGCGAACTCCTGAACATCTGAGTCAAAACGAAAGAATTGATAAGATGACGCAAATTGTGGAGATTGTCGGAAAATCTAGCCATTTACCAGAATATCCCATTGTTACTAGCCAAATTCTCTGTATGCACTCCCGTTTACCTTATGAAGTGAATAAGGCAATTGTGGATTTAGCCGCGCAAAATAGAGAATATGTCTGTGCGATAGATGTGGCAGGGGGCGATCGCTATTATGCTGAACGTATGGAAGAATGGATTAGTTTATATAACTATGCCCGTTCTCAAGGTTTGAACACTACCGGACATCTTTACGAAACTACCGATGGTTGCTATACAGAACTTTTACCTTATTTAATGCGAATCGGTCACGGTATCCAAATTCCTTTACTTTATCCAGAATTATTGCCAGATTTAGCGGAAAGAGGGCAATGTTTAGAAGTTTGTCCCACAACTTACTTAAAAACAGGAACTTTACAGGATATTCGGCAACTAAAGTTAGTTTTTGACCGCTGTTTTGCCGCTGGGGTTGATATTGCCATCTGTACTGATAATGCAGGTTTACATAATGTCCGCTTACCCTTTGAGTATGAAAATCTCTTGACTTACGACATTATTAGTTTCCAACAGTTACAAGCTTGTCAGGATGCAGCTTTTCGCCATGCTTTTGCGTGGCCACATGAACAACATCCTGCTTCTTTATTAAGTGGGTTGTTGAAACCTGAACTAGCTAAGGTTTTGGCTATGAAAGACTGA
- a CDS encoding sensor histidine kinase — protein MQRWEERARDEVGASMHQDSLMLQNSLPQYLEQLVDELSTKIERTPARIKTDKLESTRIGKLHGHERAGFADYSMTQLIFEYHILRQVIFQILEEEATLEVRERDIIIDSIEQAVNDAATQFSQTLRDIQELFMVTLTHDLRNPLHVIKMGTHLTLRRLDQGDSHVNIAVTMLKAIERLNSMIQNLLDASRLRAGQSLKFEFEECSLDSLLLEVVEDLSFAYGDRFVVVSNAAIKSNCSRKQMQRVIENLAINAVKYGAANTPITLTLEQIGTQISLIIHNEGNPISSDAQSILFQQFRRTTSAEDQTGWGLGLFLAKSIIEAHQGTIEVESAEYKGTSFIVKLPKLAIQKS, from the coding sequence ATGCAGAGGTGGGAAGAGCGGGCGCGTGATGAAGTTGGTGCATCAATGCATCAGGACTCTCTGATGCTACAAAATTCGCTACCTCAGTATCTAGAGCAATTGGTGGATGAACTGTCAACGAAGATTGAAAGGACACCAGCCAGAATAAAAACCGATAAACTAGAAAGCACTCGGATTGGTAAACTGCATGGACATGAGCGGGCAGGTTTTGCCGACTACTCGATGACTCAACTCATTTTTGAGTACCACATTCTCCGTCAAGTCATATTTCAGATTCTAGAAGAAGAAGCGACTTTAGAGGTGAGGGAACGAGATATTATTATCGACTCCATTGAGCAAGCGGTTAACGATGCGGCAACTCAATTTTCCCAGACGTTGCGAGATATTCAAGAGTTATTTATGGTGACACTGACTCACGATCTCAGAAACCCACTCCATGTCATAAAAATGGGTACTCACCTGACTCTGCGTCGGCTTGACCAAGGAGACTCCCATGTGAATATCGCGGTGACAATGCTAAAAGCAATCGAGCGTTTGAATTCGATGATCCAAAACCTGCTCGATGCTAGTCGGCTGCGGGCAGGGCAAAGCTTAAAGTTTGAATTTGAAGAATGCAGCTTAGACAGCCTCCTTCTGGAGGTAGTGGAGGATTTGAGCTTTGCTTATGGAGATCGGTTTGTTGTAGTTTCTAATGCTGCTATTAAAAGCAATTGCAGCCGTAAACAGATGCAACGGGTAATTGAAAACTTAGCTATTAACGCCGTGAAGTATGGTGCTGCTAATACGCCAATTACACTCACGCTTGAGCAAATTGGAACGCAGATCAGTCTGATTATTCACAACGAAGGTAATCCAATCTCTTCAGACGCTCAATCAATCTTATTTCAACAATTTCGTCGAACCACCTCTGCTGAGGATCAAACAGGATGGGGATTAGGATTATTTTTAGCAAAGAGTATTATTGAGGCGCATCAGGGGACGATTGAAGTTGAAAGTGCCGAGTACAAGGGGACAAGCTTTATCGTTAAGTTGCCTAAACTTGCGATCCAAAAAAGCTAA